One stretch of Clavelina lepadiformis chromosome 6, kaClaLepa1.1, whole genome shotgun sequence DNA includes these proteins:
- the LOC143463310 gene encoding uncharacterized protein LOC143463310 — protein sequence MASASMGTFGDFKYLHSSGKKTAPSPETVWVSRPYDPLDIRDSAPVPRHKTIDSPKSADELTPEWLPQRIRSLRDISRRKEEVHQYPSLRTTRCEEWSTLREMLPSRGRPVRIEHPKWGTGLGPAPKLIFERTNRHPMINSTMSRFVDEMHLTHRQFKMY from the exons ATGGCATCTGCCTCAATGGGCACATTTGGagattttaaatatttgcataGCAGTGGTAAAAAGACGGCTCCGTCCCCAGAAACCGTATGGGTTTCAAGGCCTTACGATCCCCTGGATATCAGAGATTCAGCTCCGGTACCAAGACACAAAACCATTGACAGTCCAAAATCAGCAGATGAACTCACACCAGAATGG TTACCTCAACGGATTCGGTCACTTCGTGACATTAGCAGACGAAAGGAAGAAGTCCACCAATATCCCTCCCTTCGCACAACCCGATGCGAGGAGTGGTCTACTTTACGCGAAATGTTACCTTCTCGAGGACGTCCAGTAAGAATTGAACATCCTAAATGGGGCACGGGACTGGGCCCGGCTCCAAAATTGATTTTTGAAAGAACAAATCGCCATCCAATGATCAACAGTACTATGTCGAG